The window AAGTCAGATATTTTTATGCTCTTCCTGATTGAAGAAGCTTGGCTCAGGGGCACAGGGGACTTTTTCAGAACTAAATAGTTTGTCACAAAGCAAAACGGGAACCTGAGCCTCCTGACAGGTTTCTGGTCCAGCTCTCTGCAAGCCACGTGAACTCTGTTGTAACCAAGATAATAATACTTCTTTCTCAGGAAGATGGCTTTTTTCAAGTCTCATGGACTCTTTGCAAATCCTTAGTAGTTCGTTGTACATGggggattttttttctgttatattctGCTGTCTGCTTGAGTAAATAACTTGGGTGGAAGAGTCAGGCAGATCTACGTTGGTGACTAGGCTCCACTGTTTACAAGCTTGTGACTTGTGCAAAAGACTACTTCCCAGAGCTTTCATGTGTGAAACTGTGACAAGATTCCCCATTTTTGTTGAAGATTCTGAAGGTCAAATAAGAGTTTTAATATATGCAGCACACCTCATACATCTCTATTGTTAGTGAAAGGGTGGATTTGGGTGAGAAAGAGATTGTGCTTAGCTCTGGATTGTGAAAATCCAGAGCAGAGCAGAACCCCAGCTGTAACTTAAAGGTTTCCCAGCAACTTCCTGGACTGTGAGGAGAAGGTGCAGTGGGAATAGGATCATGGAGTAGAAAGCAGAGGGAGCTGAAGGGAAGTGTTTCTGGGCTGTGACTTATCAGAGTCACTCAGTTTCTcctcattcctttctcctcctcccagctctgccctctcGGGGTAAAGCCCTTCTCCACATGAGGAGCCAGGATGAAGAGGTGATGGGAATTGAACTTCTTAAAGCCATGTCCCTGGTTAGTATTCCCTTTTTTCTCCTAAAGTACTAGCTTGCCTTTCAGGATTTTGGCaggtttattttcttctgaaaattggAACATTGGGATTTAAGGAAgtgtagaaggcaatggcaccccactccagtcctcttgcctggaaaatcccatggacggaggagcctggtgggctgcatccCTGGGGTCGCTatgggttggacacgactgagcgacttcactttcacttttcactttcatgcactggaggaggaaatggcaaccgactccagtgttcttgcctggagaatccgagggacggggcagcctgttgggctgccgtctgtggggttgcacagggtcggacatgactgacacgacttagcagcagcagcagcggaaaTGGtagatcagttcagctcagtcgtttccgactctttgcaaccccatggactgcaccacgccaggcttccctgtccatcaccagctcccggagcttacttaaactcatgtccatcaagtcagtgatattTCTATGTAAATGCAATCAActgttctttttaatttaaaatatcttaagtgGTTGAAAACCAAACTAATAGCCTCGGTTTGCGGAGCAGAACAGGACTTGAACATAGGTGTTCTGGCTTCAGCGACCACGTGTGGGAGAATATCCTTTCTAGTCTTCCTATGAGCTCTGCTGTCTTGTAGCTGTGCTATTTCTTGCGTAACCTTGCTCATGCCCATAAGACAGATATTGTGGCTGACATATCAGCCCACTGCAGATGTTGTTCTGCACACAGAACAGCTCCTTGTGAATCCCATGTGATCCTTGGCTGACCTCAAAGAAGTCGTGTACACGCGCATTCCATTTCCCTCAGAGGTTTGCCTTTGTGCTTGATTTCCGGTTTTTCTCATCCTCCGCTGGGCTCTGTCAGATGAGCTTCTAATAAACATGCTCTCAGCAGTTTCCTCAGGGAGTTGTTCTTCCATGAGCTCTCCCTGCACTCTCTCTCATAATCCTGTGTGTTTATGAGAATTATTTCTGTGAGACACCACCACAGCCGTGTTCTTAACTACTATAACAAACTGAAACTAGTAAAAATACAAGCAAagcttttattgaaatattaaacCAAATGTTTCACCGCTTTCTGGCCTCCTCTTCTTTTATTCCCATCTTTCCTTCATCATTATCATCGATAACAATTCTTGAGTACTTAGCCTGCACTGTGCCTGttacttcatttaattctcacagtactGCTGTAAGGTATGTACTGAAATTATTCCCATTCTTTTAGGAGGGAATCTTGAAGCACGAAGGGGTTGATCAGCTTGGCATAGATCACCCAGCTGGCCAGTGCCAGAGTCTGAACTGTTTGACTAATCTGACCTCTTCCTCTGGTCTTATTCAAGACTGGTGTATATTTATAACTCATTATAAGATattgatataaatgaaatcacaaaaAGAGGAATGGAAAATATCCCATCAACCCTAGAATCAGCCTCACTTCATGGTTGGTTATAAATTCAGCTCACGTAACAAAACCCAGGTTGCTTGTCATGTGCTTATCTCGTATGATCTCTCCTGATCCTTCTCAGCAGATTATCAAAAAACAGTTTGCCGAATGAGTTCTCTCCTAatccaaatatatttgtatttcaaaaGAGAATAGTATTGCTAggcactttttctttcattttttaggcATACCTCAGTATCTCAAGAACACTAAGATTTCTTAGAATATATTGTGGAGCTTGAAGTCATGCTCATCAGGTCAGCCTCATTCCTTGAAACTTTCTATTGCAGTCCCAGAGCTCTTTTGTTTCTCCATGTAGAAAAGTGAGCTAACTTctaacatataaaataatttactgcTTCATAATATTCTAGGGTTTTTATTTGTTCTGTTGTGTtgtgtttttggctgcactgcaaggcaggcaggatcttagggattgaacccatgtcccctgcagtgggagcatggagtcttaacaactggactgccagggaaattcccATGATTGTCGtcattgtcattcagtcactaagttgtgccctgctctttgtgaccccatggactgcagcacaccaggcttccttgtccttcactgtctcctggagtttgctcaaattcatgtgaattgagtcggggatgctttctaaccatctcatcctctgttgtccccttctccttctgctgtcaatctttcccagcattagggtctttcccaatgacttggctctttgcatcaggtaaccaaaattCCCATGATACTCTGTTTTGAATGCAgtcaacattttttcatgtgagaATATCTCCTCACACCATAAAATGCTTTAAGAGTGGAGAGcatctctgtatttttctttttcctaatatgTACAGTGTAACTAGGCAGAAAAGTTGTTCAGTTCAACTAACTACTTGATCTCTATCATTTAGACTCCCCACTGCAATTACTCacccagtttttttttcctcacttgtAACCCTAGAGCCAGCTAAGTCAGGGGATGAACACTAATTGTGCAAGAGGACATTTGTGTCATTTCAGGACGCAGTGACTTTCACGGATGTAGCCGTCGACTTCTCCCAAGATGAGTGGGAACGGCTGACTCTTGCTCAAAGGACTCTGTACAAGAAAGTGATGTTAGAGAACTACTGCAACCTGGCTTCACTGGGTGAGAACATATGCCTCCTCATGTCTCCCCTTAGGAGTCTTTCCGCCTCAGTGGTCTCATGTCCTCATCAACATTTTCCTACAAAGTTTCTCTTCCCTCAGTACCATGTAGCTCTGGAATACCCACAGCATAggtcattttcttgttttctcttacATGCAGGTCTTTGCGTTTCTAAACCAGATGTGATCTCCTCACTGGAGCAAGATAAAGAGCCCTGGACGATGAAAGGAGAGTTGACAAGAGGCCCGTGCGCAGGTAAATGCAGGATGACTAGAGCTAGGAAAACAACTCTAAAGGTGTTTCTTCCCTCTGATACTTGTTGGAAAATACCTCTCAAAGTCCTTCCCAAGTTGAAGCTTTTTGTTCTACAACTATTTTTTTGTACCATTttgaattttatggacagaggagcctgttgggctacaactgagtgaccgagcacacacgcatacacagcCTTTATTTGTCTGTTTAGTTTTGGCTGTCCTGGCCCTTGTTGCTGCGccgcagactttctctagttgcagtgtgcaggggGGCTGCCCTTCACTGccgtgcacgggcttctcattggggtggcttctcttgttgcagagcacggactctaggTGAGCAGGCTTTGATAGTCACGGGACGTGGGCctagtagttgtggtgtgcaggcttggttgccctgcatcatgtgggattttcccagaccagggatcgaacccatgtcccctgcattggcagtccaGTTCtaaaccattggactaccagggaaatcctctaCTGGTATTTTTTAAGTGGGTCTTTTCTTCTCTTACCCACTGGTACAACATACCACCTTTAcctttactgattttctgcctctCTGATTTTCTGAACTCTGTTGTGTTCCATTGATGTTTACCTAGTTCTGCTCAAGTACTATATTGTTATGATTATTCCTGATTTTGAgccatttttaaattcttcagaCAGGTTTGTGTCTAGTTTTTCAAacttgtttaaatattttccttcctttaaaatgtGACTTATCAAGTTAGCCAGTATATACCtatgtttttctctctgcttttaatcatttttctctttgttgtttcttttttattgttgttatttctttttgttttgctgtctGTGCTTCTTCTTTAATCCCCCTTCACACCATTGCACCCCTTGAATTGAAAAAGTTTAGTTCTAAAAGTTGTTAACTTTATgacttcatgtattttttaatttgcattttaaaactcATCCACTTGAGATTCAAAATAACATCTTTTGATACCCATatgaaagatgaagaaattaactCACTAAtattatctccttccttcctcttcgtCTTCTCCCTTTTACTGTACTTACTAGAATTTTTTGGCTCAGGTTACTTTCTTCAGCTTATTAGTTTTTTTACCCTGTCCTGCTTAAAAGCTGTTTTTCTGGTTTAGAGCAATAGATGAGAGCCTGTGGACATATGCTGCAGGGAAATGAGCTTCAAGTGAGGAGATTAGTTTATTCTGAGGCTTGTTGTGTGGCCttttcctgctttcagttctcAGAGTTTCAAGAATTGGATGTTGGTAGGCCACTAAAACTGTATGTtaataagcaataaataaattttaaatgaattaagcaTTCAATTcaagatattagaaaaaaaacaatgaCCCTCAGGACAACTGAAATAAGTTACACATAGTGATTTATATTGCTAGAGATAAAAGTATATAAACTGTCAGGACAAATGAGAGAAGACACAGGGAGAGAAATAATGGTAAATCATGCCTAAGTACTTAAAAGAATCACATGAATCCATTTTTGAAACTCAACTATTTGTAAACAATTTGAAAATCTGAGTGAAATGGATGATGCTTTATGAGACTGTAATTACCAGAACTGAcaccagagagagaaaatttgAACAGACCAGGTACCACTAAAAATATGTAGAAAGTCATTTAAGAACTGCCTCTTCCCAAAAAAGAAGCAATTAACCCCAAATAGTTTCACACAGTAATTATATAAagcttgtaaagaaaaaaatcattgtttgaaGTTTTCCTtgacagagaataaaaagaactattttaaaatgctattgtGAAAATAGTGTAACATTTGATACCAAAATAGCATCCCAAAAAAGCGAATTATTAATGCAATAATAAATACTGGCACAATATCTTAAATAAAAAGTCATGTTGAAATAATATACCATAGCCAAGGAGGGTTTATTCTAGaaatgcaaagatggtcacaccACCTGACTTGAAGAACTATCAAAAACATGTCCCCTTATAGGCTTTGGCAACTGTTGTGATTCACATGGTTTTGTTTTGCAAGTTTCTGTTCTTCAAGCATTAAATACAGGAGACATTTGCTTTCTTAATATCTTTCAGACTTGGAGTATGTGTGGATGAAAAAGGAATTATCTCTAAACCAGGACATCTTTGAGGAACAATTATCTCAAGCAATGATAATGGAAAGACTTACAAGCTATGACCTTGAATGTTCCACATTaggggaaaactggaaatatgAAGACCTGTTTGAGAGGGAGCTGGTAAGTCCAAAGACACATTTTAGGCAAGAGACAGTCAGTCATATAGATACTCTTATTGAGAAAGGAGACCACTTTAATAAATCTGGGACAATTTTTCATCTGAATACATTATGTTATATAAAACAGGTATTTCCCATCAAAGAGAGAATATGTAATTTTGACACAGATAAGAAAAGCTTAAAGACACATTCCTTTGTGCAAAAAGACAAGCAGGTCTATGGAGAAAAGAAACTTTTGAAATGTAATGACTGTgagaaaactttcagcaaaatcTCAACTCTTACTctccatcagagaattcatactggagagaaaccctatgaatgtctCGAATGCAGAAAAGCCTTTAGCCAGAGTGCCCACCTTGCTCAACATCAGAGAATCCACACAGGAGAAAAACCCTTCAAATGTACCGAGTGTGGAAAAGCATTCAGCCAGAATGCCCATCTCATTCaacatcagagagttcatactggagagaaaccttatcgGTGTCAGCAGTGTAACAAAGCCTTCAGCCAGCTGGCACATCTTGCCCAACACCAGAggattcacactggagagaaaccctatgagtGTATcgaatgtgggaaggccttcagtGACTGTTCATCCCTGGCTCATCATCGAAGGATTCACACTGGCAAGAGACCCTACAAATGCATCGACTGTGGGAAAGCCTTCCGGCAGAATGCTTCTCTTATACGTCATCGAAGGTACTGtcacactggagaaaagcccttTGATTGTGTTGACTGTGGGAAAGCTTTCACCGATCACATAGGACTTATCCAGCAtaagagaattcacactggagagagaCCCTACAAATGTAATGTGTGTGGAAAGGCTTTTAGCCATGGCTCGTCCCTGACCgtccatcagagaattcatacaggagagaaaccctatgaatgtagtGTCTGTGAGAAAGCCTTTAGCCATCGTGGCTCGCTCACTCTTCATCAGAGAgtccatactggagagaaaccctatgaatgtaaggaatgtgggaaagctTTTCGGCAGAGCACGCACCTTGCCCACCATCAGAGAATCCACACTGGGGAGAAACCTTACGAATGTAAGGAATGCAGCAAAACCTTCAGCCAGAATGCCCATCTCGCACAGCATCAGAAGAtacacactggagagaaaccatatgaatgtaaggaatgtggtaAGGCCTTCAGTCAGATTGCTCACCTTATGCAGCACCAGAGAGTTCACACTGGCGAGAAGCCTTATGAATGTTTTCagtgtgggaaggccttcagtGATGGCTCCTATCTTGCCCAACATCAGAGACTTCACACTGGCAAAAGACCCTATGTGTGTCTCGAATGTGGGAAGGCATTCAGACAGAGGGCATCCCTGATCTGTCACCAAAGGTGTCACACGGGCGAGAAGCCTTACAAATGCAACCTCTGTGGGAAAGCCTTTAGTCATCGTAAATCCCTTACTctgcatcagagaattcacacaggagagaagcctTACGAGTGTAAGGAATGCAGCAAGGCCTTCAGCCAGATTGCCCATCTGACGCTGCAcaggagaattcatactggagaaagGCCGTATGAGTGTAAAGCATGTGGAAAGGCGTTTCGGCAGACTGTACATCTTGCTCACCATCAGCGAATTCATGCTGGAGAGTCATCCGCAGTGATTCCCTCCTCTTCCTACCACCATATCCTCTAGTCTCAATCTTCTAAACATTTCTAGACTCTATCACTTTTTTCCAGCGCAGCGTGCCATTATCACAGTCCAAGATGCAGCCATCTCATTTGGATTTCTGCATAGTGTTACAACCATATTTCCTTTTGCTCCCCTCAGGTGCATTTTTAACACTGTAGCCaactgaatcttttaaaaataaagaatttattcATGTTACTGTTCCATTTAAAacacttattttgaaaaatataccaGGTAATCCACTTAAAGCATTTAGCATGCTATCCTAGACTTACAGTTAGTGCCGTTAAGGTAGAGATTTCCTTACAGGGATGTTCAGCTATAAGTATAATGAGCCAGTAGGTCAAGATTAAGAAGCCTAAAACTTTAGAGTAGACAGAGAACTCTTTACTCTCCTTGTAGGTCGGAAAGATGAGCACATTCAGAATTGAAAGATTCTATGATATTCAAGGTAACATGGTGGCTTGCTCCTCCTTctgtatgaatgaataaaaagacatctactggaggaggaaatggtaacccagtccatattcttgcttgggaaattccatggacagaggagcctggtgggctactgtccatgtggtcacaaaagactcagacagtatgtagtgactaaacaacaacctttAGCAGAATAAGGCTTAAAAAAAAGGAGACATCTAGCATCATTGATGAGGAAATCTCACCTCACCTGGCACTTAGAAGTGAGACTAGGCCAGTTAGAACAAAAACATTTGATAGAATGTGGGACTTGCCAGGggagagtattaaaaaaaaactaaaaatgaaccAGCTAGAAAACTTGAGTAGGTTAATAGCCATGAAATAAACTACAAAAGATAGTTCAAAACTTTCAACTGTGGGAAAGTACCACAGACAATGCCTGTGATACTGAATTGTTCtagcatataaaataaatacagtaaagcTTCCCATCTTGTTCTGTGAGACTGACAAGACAAATACCAAAACAGGAAAACATATATATTGCAGTTGGCTTATGAATGTAGATGTTAaaacaaatattctttaaatattaaaaagcagaggaaatgaaAAGCTAGACATGTCTCTGTATAGACATACTCAGTCTGGCAAAGACGTTTCTCCCCAAGTTAAATACGTGAATTCATTTGTATTCCAGTAGAAGTCCAAATGTGTAAGTTGACAGGCTCATTTTGACCATCTATATGGTATTGTGATATAGCAAGAAGTATAGTTCTGTAATGCTCATTAAATTAAGATTAGTTGAACATTTACtaatgttccaggcactgttttgGGTACTGGGGATGCAGCAAGGTGTGAAATGTCCCAAAAAAAGTTTGATCTTGCAGATCTAGTgggaaaaagcaaactaaaatttGAAATGCAATATTATATCGTAAGTATGTGACGTGTACCATGATGCCAAATGATCTAAAGAGGGATCCAGGGGGATCCAGGGTTCTGGCAGGGGATGCCTTACTCCCCCAGAACATATGGGCATTAGAGCCAAGGAATGAGGGAAGAACTAGGGAAAAATGTCAGCCACAAAGGACAGAATGAGAATAATTGTGATAGTCTCAAAGTGGATAATTACGATGCTTTGAGTGATTCAGGGAGAACTGATGGTTTAACAAGGTTCATGAGAGTTCTTTTCACCCTTTGTGAATTGTGGTTTAGAGGCTGatagaggtttttgtttttatttttttcctttatatgtatttggctgtgctggatcttagttgcagcatgcagaatcctCAGTTGCAGCAtaagggatctagttccctgaccagggatcaaatgtttTCGTTTTGTTTTGGCAGCAGTGTTACTGAGCTGTGACTCGCCCATGTAAAGTATATGATTCAAGGAAttcgctggcagtccagtggttgggactcagtactttcactgctgtgaggtgtgtgtgtgtgtgtgtgtgtgtgtgtgcgtgcgtgtgtgtgtgtgtgtgtgtgtgtgtgcgcgcgcgcgctcagtggtgtctgactctctgcggtgccctgcgtgcgcgcgcgcgctcagtggtgtctgactctgcgatgccctggactgtagcccgtcaggctcctctctccatggaatattccaggcaagaacactggagtgggttgccatttcctccttcagtgtaccttcctgacccaggaatggaaaccgagtctcttgtgtctcctatgttagcaggagggttctttaccactgaaccacttaggaagccacatatatacatagataaaattcagtgacttttctaaattcaggGTGTGTAACCATCA of the Cervus canadensis isolate Bull #8, Minnesota chromosome 18, ASM1932006v1, whole genome shotgun sequence genome contains:
- the ZNF470 gene encoding zinc finger protein 470 isoform X3; amino-acid sequence: MRSQDEEVMGIELLKAMSLDAVTFTDVAVDFSQDEWERLTLAQRTLYKKVMLENYCNLASLGLCVSKPDVISSLEQDKEPWTMKGELTRGPCADLEYVWMKKELSLNQDIFEEQLSQAMIMERLTSYDLECSTLGENWKYEDLFERELVSPKTHFRQETVSHIDTLIEKGDHFNKSGTIFHLNTLCYIKQVFPIKERICNFDTDKKSLKTHSFVQKDKQVYGEKKLLKCNDCEKTFSKISTLTLHQRIHTGEKPYECLECRKAFSQSAHLAQHQRIHTGEKPFKCTECGKAFSQNAHLIQHQRVHTGEKPYRCQQCNKAFSQLAHLAQHQRIHTGEKPYECIECGKAFSDCSSLAHHRRIHTGKRPYKCIDCGKAFRQNASLIRHRRYCHTGEKPFDCVDCGKAFTDHIGLIQHKRIHTGERPYKCNVCGKAFSHGSSLTVHQRIHTGEKPYECSVCEKAFSHRGSLTLHQRVHTGEKPYECKECGKAFRQSTHLAHHQRIHTGEKPYECKECSKTFSQNAHLAQHQKIHTGEKPYECKECGKAFSQIAHLMQHQRVHTGEKPYECFQCGKAFSDGSYLAQHQRLHTGKRPYVCLECGKAFRQRASLICHQRCHTGEKPYKCNLCGKAFSHRKSLTLHQRIHTGEKPYECKECSKAFSQIAHLTLHRRIHTGERPYECKACGKAFRQTVHLAHHQRIHAGESSAVIPSSSYHHIL
- the ZNF470 gene encoding zinc finger protein 470 isoform X2, whose translation is MHPVTPPTIDHRYPGLSSLSLTAAPAHSEPSHGSQKPPGLRSLPGACTRTNEGFYVAESWKRPRRRPSHSSPARPTLPPKVRCGPKPWNLGKVPCRGTFLPEAFLACPPGGCGNRDTIHVHGPEYGALPSRGKALLHMRSQDEEVMGIELLKAMSLDAVTFTDVAVDFSQDEWERLTLAQRTLYKKVMLENYCNLASLGLCVSKPDVISSLEQDKEPWTMKGELTRGPCADLEYVWMKKELSLNQDIFEEQLSQAMIMERLTSYDLECSTLGENWKYEDLFERELRIHTGEKPYECLECRKAFSQSAHLAQHQRIHTGEKPFKCTECGKAFSQNAHLIQHQRVHTGEKPYRCQQCNKAFSQLAHLAQHQRIHTGEKPYECIECGKAFSDCSSLAHHRRIHTGKRPYKCIDCGKAFRQNASLIRHRRYCHTGEKPFDCVDCGKAFTDHIGLIQHKRIHTGERPYKCNVCGKAFSHGSSLTVHQRIHTGEKPYECSVCEKAFSHRGSLTLHQRVHTGEKPYECKECGKAFRQSTHLAHHQRIHTGEKPYECKECSKTFSQNAHLAQHQKIHTGEKPYECKECGKAFSQIAHLMQHQRVHTGEKPYECFQCGKAFSDGSYLAQHQRLHTGKRPYVCLECGKAFRQRASLICHQRCHTGEKPYKCNLCGKAFSHRKSLTLHQRIHTGEKPYECKECSKAFSQIAHLTLHRRIHTGERPYECKACGKAFRQTVHLAHHQRIHAGESSAVIPSSSYHHIL
- the ZNF470 gene encoding zinc finger protein 470 isoform X1; the protein is MKDFTWLRAGSAPGGDHPTPVQHARLSPRKFGVAQSLGILGRCPVGAPSCLKLFLPARLEDVEIGTPYMSTGLSMEDAVTFTDVAVDFSQDEWERLTLAQRTLYKKVMLENYCNLASLGLCVSKPDVISSLEQDKEPWTMKGELTRGPCADLEYVWMKKELSLNQDIFEEQLSQAMIMERLTSYDLECSTLGENWKYEDLFERELVSPKTHFRQETVSHIDTLIEKGDHFNKSGTIFHLNTLCYIKQVFPIKERICNFDTDKKSLKTHSFVQKDKQVYGEKKLLKCNDCEKTFSKISTLTLHQRIHTGEKPYECLECRKAFSQSAHLAQHQRIHTGEKPFKCTECGKAFSQNAHLIQHQRVHTGEKPYRCQQCNKAFSQLAHLAQHQRIHTGEKPYECIECGKAFSDCSSLAHHRRIHTGKRPYKCIDCGKAFRQNASLIRHRRYCHTGEKPFDCVDCGKAFTDHIGLIQHKRIHTGERPYKCNVCGKAFSHGSSLTVHQRIHTGEKPYECSVCEKAFSHRGSLTLHQRVHTGEKPYECKECGKAFRQSTHLAHHQRIHTGEKPYECKECSKTFSQNAHLAQHQKIHTGEKPYECKECGKAFSQIAHLMQHQRVHTGEKPYECFQCGKAFSDGSYLAQHQRLHTGKRPYVCLECGKAFRQRASLICHQRCHTGEKPYKCNLCGKAFSHRKSLTLHQRIHTGEKPYECKECSKAFSQIAHLTLHRRIHTGERPYECKACGKAFRQTVHLAHHQRIHAGESSAVIPSSSYHHIL
- the ZNF470 gene encoding zinc finger protein 470 isoform X5 — translated: MHPVTPPTIDHRYPGLSSLSLTAAPAHSEPSHGSQKPPGLRSLPGACTRTNEGFYVAESWKRPRRRPSHSSPARPTLPPKVRCGPKPWNLGKVPCRGTFLPEAFLACPPGGCGNRDTIHVHGPEYGALPSRGKALLHMRSQDEEVMGIELLKAMSLDAVTFTDVAVDFSQDEWERLTLAQRTLYKKVMLENYCNLASLGLCVSKPDVISSLEQDKEPWTMKGELTRGPCADLEYVWMKKELSLNQDIFEEQLSQAMIMERLTSYDLECSTLGENWKYEDLFERELVSPKTHFRQETVSHIDTLIEKGDHFNKSGTIFHLNTLCYIKQVFPIKERICNFDTDKKSLKTHSFVQKDKQVYGEKKLLKCNDCEKTFSKISTLTLHQRIHTGEKPYECLECRKAFSQSAHLAQHQRIHTGEKPFKCTECGKAFSQNAHLIQHQRVHTGEKPYRCQQCNKAFSQLAHLAQHQRIHTGEKPYECIECGKAFSDCSSLAHHRRIHTGKRPYKCIDCGKAFRQNASLIRHRRYCHTGEKPFDCVDCGKAFTDHIGLIQHKRIHTGERPYKCNVCGKAFSHGSSLTVHQRIHTGEKPYECSVCEKAFSHRGSLTLHQRVHTGEKPYECKECGKAFRQSTHLAHHQRIHTGEKPYECKECSKTFSQNAHLAQHQKIHTGEKPYECKECGKAFSQIAHLMQHQRVHTGEKPYECFQCGKAFSDGSYLAQHQRLHTGKRPYVCLECGKAFRQRASLICHQRCHTGEKPYKCNLCGKAFSHRKSLTLHQRIHTGEKPYECKECSKAFSQIAHLTLHRRIHTGERPYECKACGKAFRQTVHLAHHQRIHAGESSASAYGCSECGKAFCRSSSLTKHQRIHTGEKPFRCDACGKQFLERSSLAVHRRVHTGEKPFACGDCGKAFSQRMNLTEHRRTHTGEKPGACGACGKAFRKTSSLAQHERVHTGERPFACADCGRAFSQRMHLTEHRRTHTGERPCACGDCGRAFSRSSSLTLHRRNHRGERPYACGECGKAFSRAPA
- the ZNF470 gene encoding zinc finger protein 470 isoform X4, which produces MLENYCNLASLGLCVSKPDVISSLEQDKEPWTMKGELTRGPCADLEYVWMKKELSLNQDIFEEQLSQAMIMERLTSYDLECSTLGENWKYEDLFERELVSPKTHFRQETVSHIDTLIEKGDHFNKSGTIFHLNTLCYIKQVFPIKERICNFDTDKKSLKTHSFVQKDKQVYGEKKLLKCNDCEKTFSKISTLTLHQRIHTGEKPYECLECRKAFSQSAHLAQHQRIHTGEKPFKCTECGKAFSQNAHLIQHQRVHTGEKPYRCQQCNKAFSQLAHLAQHQRIHTGEKPYECIECGKAFSDCSSLAHHRRIHTGKRPYKCIDCGKAFRQNASLIRHRRYCHTGEKPFDCVDCGKAFTDHIGLIQHKRIHTGERPYKCNVCGKAFSHGSSLTVHQRIHTGEKPYECSVCEKAFSHRGSLTLHQRVHTGEKPYECKECGKAFRQSTHLAHHQRIHTGEKPYECKECSKTFSQNAHLAQHQKIHTGEKPYECKECGKAFSQIAHLMQHQRVHTGEKPYECFQCGKAFSDGSYLAQHQRLHTGKRPYVCLECGKAFRQRASLICHQRCHTGEKPYKCNLCGKAFSHRKSLTLHQRIHTGEKPYECKECSKAFSQIAHLTLHRRIHTGERPYECKACGKAFRQTVHLAHHQRIHAGESSAVIPSSSYHHIL